Proteins encoded in a region of the Thunnus maccoyii chromosome 4, fThuMac1.1, whole genome shotgun sequence genome:
- the camkvl gene encoding caM kinase-like vesicle-associated, like isoform X2, with product MPFGCLALRDGRIYDSMSDVTDKYEIGQVLRAKEFCELCLAKDRQTDKVFVCKKFLKKDGRKVRKAAKNEIMILKLVNHPNILQLIDTFETRKEYFIIQELATGGDVFDWILDQGNYTERDASNVIRQVLEAVAYLHSLNIVHRNLKLENLMYYTENNHNKVVLRDFYLSRFENGPITEPCGTPEYLAPEVVARHRYGRPVDCWAVGVIMFILLSGNPPFYDETEEENTDLHNRIIFCRIVAGEFEFDSPYWDDISPAAKELVCRLMEVDQMLRITAQDALWHEWIAGNGASEKNLKDGVCAQFEKNFAKAKWRKAIRVTTFMQRLKNSEALIDSSAEVQGSEEAGDGEGGVSQGTSDEGEKGASDGGVTSSNVSLEVTVENRPAGIDQDGEKQEEVKMSKGPSVKISPSDIQESLCQSNAAPKLPQEESDKIGAKKAAGDGTRKIAANLGQNKVAPESTPTPVVTPKPPKLTDGISGTKHPSTSPDPSSKRKMAATLHGPPPTASAATTASPENKPEATQKEQRDETDGSWCQTQLPEAVAERSVGAPVTPAIGPGTGVDAGPGVRLRGDASPVVRKDKDARKTDRYSAEFSIARAGPATGQGCYTVGSSASLGRHATPYNPEVGTVGMGIAGSYGSPYSSLYTTGGGVGMYGTGLHHGGGGSSTTSDWQMDSVIEQIEKQMAAVLEKIEGDMPSLLEQISDCPPEPPRARSTHASPATSRTRSSQHSSTESSATPPPLPTSPRPALPSLPRLTIPPPSYPPPSPPTQAAGEQEDRDGQRGTARPSQSPRAGMGRGL from the exons ATGCCATTTGGGTGCCTTGCCCTGCGAGATGGGCGGATTTATGATAGCATGTCTGATGTCACAGACAAATATGAGATTGGACAGGTCCTCCGAGC GAAGGAGTTCTGCGAGCTGTGCCTGGctaaagacagacaaacagacaaggTGTTTGTCTGCAAGAAATTCCTCAAGAAAGACGGCAGGAAAGTCCGCAAGGCTGCCAAGAACGAAATCATGATCCTGAAATT GGTCAACCACCCAAACATCCTTCAGCTGATCGACACATTCGAGACCCGGAAAGAATACTTCATCATCCAGgaact TGCTACAGGAGGAGATGTATTCGATTGGATTCTGGACCAGGGGaattacacagagagagacgCCTCCAATGTCATCAGACAAGTCCTTGAGGCTGTAGCGTACTTACACTCCCTCAACATAGTTCACAGGAACCTGAAG CTGGAAAACCTGATGTACTACAcagaaaacaatcacaacaaagTAGTTCTGCGAGATTTCTACCTGTCCAGGTTTGAGAATGGACCCATCACAGAGCCTTGTGGAACACCAGAATACCTGG CGCCGGAAGTGGTGGCTCGTCACCGATATGGTCGTCCTGTGGACTGCTGGGCTGTGGGTGTCATTATGTTCATACT CTTATCAGGTAACCCTCCTTTTTATgatgagacagaggaggagaacacAGATCTACATAATCGCATCATCTTCTGTCGCATTGTTGCTGGCGAATTTGAGTTTGATTCTCCATACTGGGATGACATTTCACCTGCAG ctaAGGAGCTCGTCTGTCGACTCATGGAGGTGGACCAGATGCTGAGAATCACAGCGCAAGATGCACTTTGGCATGAATG GATTGCAGGGAATGGTGCATCAGAGAAGAACCTGAAGGATGGTGTGTGTGCCCAGTTTGAGAAGAACTTTGCAAAGGCCAAATGGCGG AAAGCAATCCGTGTCACCACCTTCATGCAACGACTGAAGAATTCAGAGGCACTGATTGACAGTTCAGCCGAGGTACAGGGCAGTGAGGAGGCAGGAGATGGGGAAGGGGGTGTATCCCAGGGGACAAGTGATGAGGGAGAAAAAGGGGCGAGTGATGGAGGTGTGACATCAAGTAACGTGTCTTTAGAGGTGACAGTTGAAAATAGACCAGCAGGTATTGACCAGGatggagaaaaacaggaagaagtAAAGATGAGTAAAGGCCCATCCGTAAAAATTTCCCCATCAGATATTCAGGAGTCTCTCTGCCAATCAAATGCAGCACCCAAACTTCCACAGGAGGAGTCTGATAAGATTGGTGCAAAGAAAGCAGCAGGCGATGGAACCAGGAAAATAGCTGCCAATTTGGGTCAAAATAAAGTTGCTCCAGAATCCACACCAACCCCAGTGGTGACCCCTAAACCCCCCAAGCTGACAGACGGTATTTCAGGCACTAAACATCCATCCACCTCCCCTGATCCCAGCAGCAAGCGTAAAATGGCTGCAACACTCCATGGACCTCCACCCACAGCCTCTGCTGCTACAACAGCCTCACCTGAGAATAAGCCAGAAGCCACGCAGAAGGAGCAGAGGGATGAGACTGACGGAAGCTGGTGTCAGACCCAACTACCTGAGGCAGTGGCAGAGAGGTCAGTGGGAGCACCTGTCACTCCAGCAATTGGGCCTGGAACTGGGGTGGATGCAGGTCCAGGAGTTAGGCTAAGGGGTGATGCTAGCCCAGTGGTTAGAAAGGATAAGGATGCCAGGAAAACAGACAGATATAGTGCTGAGTTTAGCATAGCCAGGGCAGGTCCTGCGACAGGACAGGGTTGTTATACAGTAGGCAGCTCTGCTAGTTTGGGCCGGCATGCCACACCATACAACCCAGAAGTTGGGACTGTAGGCATGGGGATAGCAGGGAGCTATGGGAGTCCGTACAGTTCTCTGTATACGACTGGAGGAGGGGTAGGGATGTACGGGACTGGGCTACACCATGGAGGAGGTGGGAGTAGCACTACAAGTGACTGGCAAATGGACAGTGTGATTGAGCAGATAGAGAAGCAAATGGCTGCTGTTCTGGAGAAGATTGAGGGAGACATGCCCTCGCTGCTGGAGCAAATCAGTGACTGCCCCCCTGAACCACCACGTGCACGGAGCACACATGCCTCGCCTGCCACCTCCCGTACACGCTCCTCACAACACTCCTCAACTGAGAGCTCGGCCACTCCTCCACCTCTTCCCACCTCTCCCAGGCCTGCGTTGCCTTCTCTCCCTCGCCTTACTATCCCTCCTCCCTCCTATCCCCCACCTTCCCCACCCACACAGGCCGCAGGAGAGCAGGAGGACAGGGATGGACAGAGGGGCACTGCGCGTCCCAGCCAGTCGCCCAGAGCTGGGATGGGCAGGGGGCTATGA
- the camkvl gene encoding caM kinase-like vesicle-associated, like isoform X1, with the protein MHQSTSLAKVNAVMPFGCLALRDGRIYDSMSDVTDKYEIGQVLRAKEFCELCLAKDRQTDKVFVCKKFLKKDGRKVRKAAKNEIMILKLVNHPNILQLIDTFETRKEYFIIQELATGGDVFDWILDQGNYTERDASNVIRQVLEAVAYLHSLNIVHRNLKLENLMYYTENNHNKVVLRDFYLSRFENGPITEPCGTPEYLAPEVVARHRYGRPVDCWAVGVIMFILLSGNPPFYDETEEENTDLHNRIIFCRIVAGEFEFDSPYWDDISPAAKELVCRLMEVDQMLRITAQDALWHEWIAGNGASEKNLKDGVCAQFEKNFAKAKWRKAIRVTTFMQRLKNSEALIDSSAEVQGSEEAGDGEGGVSQGTSDEGEKGASDGGVTSSNVSLEVTVENRPAGIDQDGEKQEEVKMSKGPSVKISPSDIQESLCQSNAAPKLPQEESDKIGAKKAAGDGTRKIAANLGQNKVAPESTPTPVVTPKPPKLTDGISGTKHPSTSPDPSSKRKMAATLHGPPPTASAATTASPENKPEATQKEQRDETDGSWCQTQLPEAVAERSVGAPVTPAIGPGTGVDAGPGVRLRGDASPVVRKDKDARKTDRYSAEFSIARAGPATGQGCYTVGSSASLGRHATPYNPEVGTVGMGIAGSYGSPYSSLYTTGGGVGMYGTGLHHGGGGSSTTSDWQMDSVIEQIEKQMAAVLEKIEGDMPSLLEQISDCPPEPPRARSTHASPATSRTRSSQHSSTESSATPPPLPTSPRPALPSLPRLTIPPPSYPPPSPPTQAAGEQEDRDGQRGTARPSQSPRAGMGRGL; encoded by the exons AGGTGAATGCCGTCATGCCATTTGGGTGCCTTGCCCTGCGAGATGGGCGGATTTATGATAGCATGTCTGATGTCACAGACAAATATGAGATTGGACAGGTCCTCCGAGC GAAGGAGTTCTGCGAGCTGTGCCTGGctaaagacagacaaacagacaaggTGTTTGTCTGCAAGAAATTCCTCAAGAAAGACGGCAGGAAAGTCCGCAAGGCTGCCAAGAACGAAATCATGATCCTGAAATT GGTCAACCACCCAAACATCCTTCAGCTGATCGACACATTCGAGACCCGGAAAGAATACTTCATCATCCAGgaact TGCTACAGGAGGAGATGTATTCGATTGGATTCTGGACCAGGGGaattacacagagagagacgCCTCCAATGTCATCAGACAAGTCCTTGAGGCTGTAGCGTACTTACACTCCCTCAACATAGTTCACAGGAACCTGAAG CTGGAAAACCTGATGTACTACAcagaaaacaatcacaacaaagTAGTTCTGCGAGATTTCTACCTGTCCAGGTTTGAGAATGGACCCATCACAGAGCCTTGTGGAACACCAGAATACCTGG CGCCGGAAGTGGTGGCTCGTCACCGATATGGTCGTCCTGTGGACTGCTGGGCTGTGGGTGTCATTATGTTCATACT CTTATCAGGTAACCCTCCTTTTTATgatgagacagaggaggagaacacAGATCTACATAATCGCATCATCTTCTGTCGCATTGTTGCTGGCGAATTTGAGTTTGATTCTCCATACTGGGATGACATTTCACCTGCAG ctaAGGAGCTCGTCTGTCGACTCATGGAGGTGGACCAGATGCTGAGAATCACAGCGCAAGATGCACTTTGGCATGAATG GATTGCAGGGAATGGTGCATCAGAGAAGAACCTGAAGGATGGTGTGTGTGCCCAGTTTGAGAAGAACTTTGCAAAGGCCAAATGGCGG AAAGCAATCCGTGTCACCACCTTCATGCAACGACTGAAGAATTCAGAGGCACTGATTGACAGTTCAGCCGAGGTACAGGGCAGTGAGGAGGCAGGAGATGGGGAAGGGGGTGTATCCCAGGGGACAAGTGATGAGGGAGAAAAAGGGGCGAGTGATGGAGGTGTGACATCAAGTAACGTGTCTTTAGAGGTGACAGTTGAAAATAGACCAGCAGGTATTGACCAGGatggagaaaaacaggaagaagtAAAGATGAGTAAAGGCCCATCCGTAAAAATTTCCCCATCAGATATTCAGGAGTCTCTCTGCCAATCAAATGCAGCACCCAAACTTCCACAGGAGGAGTCTGATAAGATTGGTGCAAAGAAAGCAGCAGGCGATGGAACCAGGAAAATAGCTGCCAATTTGGGTCAAAATAAAGTTGCTCCAGAATCCACACCAACCCCAGTGGTGACCCCTAAACCCCCCAAGCTGACAGACGGTATTTCAGGCACTAAACATCCATCCACCTCCCCTGATCCCAGCAGCAAGCGTAAAATGGCTGCAACACTCCATGGACCTCCACCCACAGCCTCTGCTGCTACAACAGCCTCACCTGAGAATAAGCCAGAAGCCACGCAGAAGGAGCAGAGGGATGAGACTGACGGAAGCTGGTGTCAGACCCAACTACCTGAGGCAGTGGCAGAGAGGTCAGTGGGAGCACCTGTCACTCCAGCAATTGGGCCTGGAACTGGGGTGGATGCAGGTCCAGGAGTTAGGCTAAGGGGTGATGCTAGCCCAGTGGTTAGAAAGGATAAGGATGCCAGGAAAACAGACAGATATAGTGCTGAGTTTAGCATAGCCAGGGCAGGTCCTGCGACAGGACAGGGTTGTTATACAGTAGGCAGCTCTGCTAGTTTGGGCCGGCATGCCACACCATACAACCCAGAAGTTGGGACTGTAGGCATGGGGATAGCAGGGAGCTATGGGAGTCCGTACAGTTCTCTGTATACGACTGGAGGAGGGGTAGGGATGTACGGGACTGGGCTACACCATGGAGGAGGTGGGAGTAGCACTACAAGTGACTGGCAAATGGACAGTGTGATTGAGCAGATAGAGAAGCAAATGGCTGCTGTTCTGGAGAAGATTGAGGGAGACATGCCCTCGCTGCTGGAGCAAATCAGTGACTGCCCCCCTGAACCACCACGTGCACGGAGCACACATGCCTCGCCTGCCACCTCCCGTACACGCTCCTCACAACACTCCTCAACTGAGAGCTCGGCCACTCCTCCACCTCTTCCCACCTCTCCCAGGCCTGCGTTGCCTTCTCTCCCTCGCCTTACTATCCCTCCTCCCTCCTATCCCCCACCTTCCCCACCCACACAGGCCGCAGGAGAGCAGGAGGACAGGGATGGACAGAGGGGCACTGCGCGTCCCAGCCAGTCGCCCAGAGCTGGGATGGGCAGGGGGCTATGA